Within Lactobacillus amylovorus DSM 20531, the genomic segment TATTCAATTGGTAGAACACGTAGAAGTTAAAACTAAGCCTAAACTATCAATCAATGCTGGTGAGATAGGTGGTCCATCTGCTGGCTTAATGTTCACACTAGAAAGTTATGAAGTCTTTACCAAGCAGAATTTAAGTCATGGTCACAAGATTGCCGGAACAGGTACAATTGCACCAAATGGTAAGGTTGGTATCATTGGCGGCGTTGACAAGAAAGTCGTTGCCGCTAGTCGAGAAGGTGCAGAAGTCTTCTTTGCTCCAACAGACTCAACTGATGTTAAGAAGAGTCAGACGAATTATGCGGTAGCCAAACGAACTGCCAAGAAAATTCATACTAAAATGAAAATTGTTCCTGTCGCTAATTTTGATGATGCACTCAACTATTTAAAGAAACATTATTAGAAAAAGATAAAAAATAAAAGTCCAGAAAAAATTCTGGGCTTTTTTTGCGTAATAAATAGTAGAGGTGAATTATATGAATTTTGAAAAAATAAAGGAATTTGCAATCGAAAAGAAGGTGTATTTGATTGCAGTAGGAATTATTTTAGTGGGCTTTTTTTATTTTAAAAAAGGGGATAGTACTGATAAAAATACTGAAACAGAGAATACACAATTGATGCAGAAAAATAGCAGTTCTTCATCTAGTACTGATGTAGCGAATATGGCAAGCAGTTCTTCTGCTAGTGAATCAAAAACTGTAACTTGCGATATTTCAGGAGCAGTAAAACATGAAGGAGTCTATACATTAAAAAATGGTGCCAGATTGCAGGAGCTAATTGAAGCTGCGGGCGGGACGACTAGTAGAGCCCAATTAAAGGCAATCAATCGCGCTGTCTTGTTAAAAGACCAGGATAAAATTCATATCCCTTATAAAGGTGAGAAAGTAGAAAATGCGGCTACGGCTGGTACTGAGAGTCAAGCAAGTGCTACTAGTGGTGATTCAAGCTCATCACAGCAAGGAAGTGGTGAAAAAGTTAATTTAAATACAGCTAATGCGGCCGATCTGCAAAAATTAACGGGAATTGGTGAAAAGAAAGCAGAACAAATTATTGCCTATCGTGAACAAAAGGGGTCTTTTAAAAAGATCGAAGATTTAATGCAGGTATCTGGAATAGGAGAAAAGACCTTTGCAAGTCTCAAAGACCAATTGGCTGTTTAGAAATGATGCAGGCTTTTATCTGATTTTGGCTTTGCTTTTAGTAGCAATCTCTTTTTGGTTATTCGCCAGTGATTCATTAGTTCAAAAAATTGTTTGTCTTTTGTTTAGCCTATATTTTCTATTTTTATTAATCAAAAAATATAGTGCTAATATGCAGATCATAGTTCTGATTCTATTGTCTTTTAGCTTGATTGCATTCTTGAATAAAAAAACTACAAATTTTAATTTGAATAGCCAAAGTCAGCTAACAATTTATCCTGATCAGGTTCGCGTTAAGGATGATTTTCTGTCAGGTACTGGTCATTTTAAAGGTGGAGATATTTTAATTGCTGGCAAAATTAACGATGAACAAAAAAGACTATTAAAAACCGGACAACCAATTTTAATGAGTCAGATTGAAGGTAAGTGCGAACCGATTGAGCCGGCTACGAATATTGGTGAGTTTAATTATCAGAATTATTATGCAGCGAAAAAGATTTTTCAAAGAGTTAAATTTACTAGCATGCAAATGAGTGTTCTTCGTCCTGACTTAATAGGAAAACTACATCAAATGCGCTATCGTCTGCAGAAATATTTTAAAACGATGCCGCAGTTGCTCGGCTTTTTTGCCAGTGAATTGATTTTGGGTGAAAACAATGCGCAAGAGAATCAAGAAATTTTGAATAATTATCGCGATTTAGGTGTTATTCACTTGTTAAGTATCTCGGGTTTGCATGTTGGTATCTATGTCTTGATCATCAGTACGATTTGTTACAGTTTAAAGATGACCGATGAAGAAACATTTTTGTTTTGCGTAATAATTCTATTATTGGGAATCTTTTTAAGTAGTGGTCAAGCTGGTTCTGTCCGTGCAAGCTTAACTTATTTTTTAGGTAGAGTTAGCAAGTACAAAGGATTGCACATCACACAAGTTGATTTATTAGGCCTAACTTGTATTATTCATCTGCTATTTGTACCGCGATTATTTATGGCTGCCGGTGCGCTGTTAAGTTATATTTTGGCGTTGGGGTTGCAATTGACTGATTCATTTAACGGGCTGAAGCAATCGATTTTGCTTAATTTATTATTGACGCCGCTTTTGCTTTTATTCTTTTATCAGATCAACTTTTTGACCGTTTTATTCAATATGCTGGTTGTACCATATTTCAACTGGGTTGTTATGTCGTTAGCATTCATTAACGTCTTAACTTTTGGTTTCACTAAACGGCTAGCACCATTTTTTGAAAAGATATTGGAATTAGGCGAGCAACTCATTGAACGACTTTCGCAAACTAAATTGGGCTTGCTTGATTTTGGTCAAATTAATTGGTGGCAATGTTTGCTTTTGCTGATAGTGTCAATTGCCTTAATTATCGCTTTAAGAGAAAAGCCAGAGTGGCGTTTTAATTGTAAAAAGATCGGCCTAACTTTAACTGTTTTTTATGCAGTTTTCTTCAGCATGATTCATTTTCCATTGCGCGGGCAGGTAACGTTCATTGATGTAGGGCAGGGTGACAGTATTTTGGTTACTACACCTTTTCCACGCAGAGCCTACATAATTGATACAGGAGGCAAGCTTAATTTTAGTGGTAAAAAAGTAACACCGCAGATCAATCGAATTACGATCCCGTTTTTAAAAAGTCAGGGAATTAATAGTCTGGATGGCGTGTTTGTATCTCACCAAGATGCCGATCACGTGGGAGATTTAGGACCATTATTGGAACAAATTAAGGTAAAGAAATTGTTTATGGCACAAGGTTTGCTTAAGAATCCTTCTTTTCAAAAAAGAATTGATGGCAGAATTAAAAATACTAAATTAGTGGAACTGCTAGCGGGGATGCAGGTGAAGGAACCACAGATTACGTTCAATGTCGTTTATCCTTATCAAGCAGGTGAAGGTAAAAATGAGGATTCATTGAGTTTGCTTTTTAGATTAGCTAATAAAAACTGGCTTTTTACAGGAGATTTGGGTCAAGATGGAGAAAGTGAAATAATGCAAAAGATGACTCTTAATGTAGATTATTTCAAGTTAGGGCACCATGGCAGTAAGACATCCTCTAAGCCGGAGTTTTTGCAGGCGATTCATCCTAAGAAGGTCTTTATCTCAGCCGGGCGCAATAATCGTTTTGGTCATCCGCATCAGGAAACCTTGACGACACTGGCCAACCAACAAATACCGTGGGTTTCAACTCAAGACTGTGGTATGATTAGCTGGTATTATGGTGGAATGAAAGAACTAGAATTTAATTGCTTTTTGAAGCGGGGTAAAAAATGACCTTACTTTCCTTATTTAAAAATACAAATAATAATAATCCGCATACTTTAATTTGGAGTGAAGATGATTTTGTCAATGACTATCTCGCTAAGTCTTATGCTAAAGAGGATCAATTTAAAGACTGCGAACACGTAATTATCGACTGCGAAACGGATGGGCTAGACGAACTGATTGCTAGTTTGACTGAATCAAGTTTGTTTAGTGAACAAAAACTGATTATGGTTAAAAATCCATTCTTTTTGACAGCCAAAGTACCTAAAAAGTATCAAAAGCAAATCAATGACTTGATAAAGATTTTTGAGAATTTGTCAGATTTAGAAGATACGATCGTAATTGTAGCTTCATATGAAAAACTGGATCGACGTAAAAAACTCACCAAGACTGTTTTAAAACAATTCAACGTAGTAGAACCTAAAATCCGTTCTTATGAAGTAGGTGCAATTACTAAAGCACTGATTAAAGCAGAAGGTTACACAATTACGCAATCTGCTTTGCAGCTTCTGATTGAGCGCAGCGACCAAGTGATGGATACTGTGCTGAGCAATTATCAAAAATTGAAGATGACAGCTACTGATAACAAGATTACTGAAAAGTCCGTCATGCAAAATGTTGATTTGTCACTGGCACAAAATATTTTTGCAATTTTGGAATCAGCTCTTAATCGAAATTATCAAGAAGCAGTTGATCGATTGGAGAATCAATTACGAGAAGGAACGTCTCCAATTCAATTGCTGGCTGTCTTTGAAAATCAGCTTGAACTGTTGTTAGTAGTTAAAATTTTAGCTCAAAGAGGTCGCAGTGAGCCACAAATAGTTAAAGATTTAGGCGTTCACCCATATCGAGTTAAGTTGGCTTTGAAAAATAGGGTGAAGATTAGTAAATTAGAAAAATTGTTGCGGGATGCTATTGATTTGGAATTCAATTATAAGAATGGTACTTATCACGAAGATAATTTCTTGAAACTATTCGTTTTAAACGTGTAGAAAACAAAAAAAGAGAAAAGATCATAATTTCAATGTCATTAAGTTAAGACATTGACAAATTATCGACTCAATTTTTAAGATCATTCATTTGCGATTTATCGCATTTGAATGATCTTTTTTTATGTCAAACAAGCCCAAATCTTGTTTAGAAATTAGGCTACACGATATAAATAATATACAGCTGATTTTGGTTTGAAATTTCTTTTGTCTTTTCGTCCTGGTCTGATTGGAATTGTGTAATGACCAATTTGAATAAGAATCTTTTTAAAGATTTTAGTTGAAGAAGAAATTATATACATAGCTTGGATGATAAAGCATGACTGTTTGAAATTAAGCGCATATTGATACTTGCAGTTTTTTTGTGGTATATATGCTTGAGCATCAATTTGACTGACTGCGTTAAACATAATCATGTGGGCATAGATTTCCATTTCGATAAATTTATCCTGCTTGGAGTGAAACTGTACGCTTCCCAAAGCATATTTCAATTTTTTGAATGAAGTTTCAATACCCCAGCGCAAATGGTAGATTTCTTTGATCCTTTTTAAGGGATAATCGGCTCTATTTAGATTGGTTAGAACAACTTCCCATTCTTCTTTGCCTGATTTAGGATCATTAATTCTAAATTTACAAGTGCGAAATTTTATTGTACATAACTCTCCAAAGTCCCAGCTGCCATCTTTGGTATTTTTAGACCGATATTTGATATATTGACGATAATGATGGTTAACAAGATGAACGTTTTCTGTGGCTTTATGGATTTCATAATAATAATTAGAGGTAGTCACCCAGCAAGCTATATCCTTATCACACTCTTGATTAGGCAACTCAGCTATTTCCTTAAATGCGCCATATCCCGTTTTAGTACGTATGACATAATAACAGTTAGGCAGGCGATTACAATTTTCAATCATGTTAAAGCCGGTATAACCTCGATCCATAGTAACTATATATGGTCCGCAATTTAGCTTTTTAAGCATTTGAACGGCGGCTTTACGTTCATCCATCTTTGACTTAGGCTGAAAGATGCAGTCTTGATAAGTATTATTTAACAGGTCATAGAGTGCATTAACATGAATTTGGCAATATGGCTTTCCTTTATGATTGAGATTTCCAACAATATTCTCTGATTTAGGATTCCAGATTTGATTAAAATCAGACCCATCGATGGCAAATATACGATATTTATGATCAAATAACTGGATATTAAACAAATTCTGATTAAATACGGTTAGAATATGCTTAAAACATGCGGGTGAAAGCTGACCTTTGCGTTGGACATAAGCGGAAGTACTGACTACTTTATCGTTATTTTTAATAGCTTTTTGGCCAAAAGCTCTAAACAACTCACTGGTCAAATCTTTTCCTTGCATATTAATAGTAGTTTTAATGACTGTAGCTGCATCTAAAGACCGCTTCCTAGTGAAGGCATGAGGATCATCGATAAAATCATGAATATGCTTTCCAGTATCATTGATAATTTGATCAAGACGATCTAAAATATTTTTATGAAGGGCTTTCATAATTAACACCAGCTTTCTGGCAATAGTTTTGAAGGTTTAATAATTTAATCAGAGGGCGAAAAGGTAGGGTTCTTTTCGCCTTTATTTTATGCAAAAAAAGAACCAAATCATAATGATTCGGTTCTACAGAGATTAGATTCAATTTGTCAATGTCTTAACTTAATGACATTGATCATAATTTATGACCTTCTCTCTTTTTTGATTAGTAATAAGTATTAATTACTTGTTTGCTAATTTGTTTAAACGACTCTTGTCACGAGCAGCCTTGTTCTTGTGGATTAAGCCTTTTGAAGCAGCCTTGTCCAAAGCGCGAACAGCTTCTAAATGCAACTTGGAGACGTCTTCTTTACTATCAGTTTCAACAGCGTTCTTGAATTTCTTAACAGCAGTTCTTAACTTGCTTAATTCAGAAGCGTTACGTTCTTTAGCAGCGTTTTGCGTCTTAACACGTTTAATAGCTGATTTGATTTGTGGCATGAAATTCACCTCCAATGATTTAGAAATTTACTTCATACATTATACTTAAGAAGCATCTTTGATGCAAGGTAATTTATGCTTGCTTTTTGAAAAAATAATGTGTATCATAATTTTCGTGAACCATTAACGCTGTTTATTTGCTCACGCCGACGATAAACGTTGTTAGTGGCAATTATTTATATGAAAGGTGAAATTTTTTATGGCAATTTCAAAGACTGAAAAAGACAACATTATTAAAGAATACGCAACTCACGAAGGTGACACTGGTTCTGTTGAAGTACAAGTTGCTCTCTTAACTGCAGACATCAACAACTTGACTGAACACATGAAGAACCACAAGCACGACCACCACTCATACGTTGGTTTGCTTAAGAAGATTGGTCACCGTCGTAACTTACTTCGTTACTTAGAAGATAACGACATTAACCGTTACCGTGAATTGATCAAGAAGTTAGGTCTTCGTCGTTAATTCTAACGATAAAAGAAGAAGTCAGCCACTTGGCTGGCTTTTTTTGTTTCCTTGTTTATGCTAAAATTGAAACAGATTATTTTTACGTTGTGATCAATTGATCCATAAGAAAATTGAATATTTAAATAGAAAAGGAAATATAATGGCTAATCAACTTAAGATTATGATCTTGAGCGGTGTGCGTGAACAGGGAAAAGACATGTTTGCCGTTCAAGTTAATGATGAAATTTTTGTCCTTGATGCCGGATTAAAGTACCCTGATAGTTCTTTATTTGGTATCGATGTCGTAATTCCTGATATGGATTTCTTTGAACAATATGGAGATCGAGTAGCAGGTATTTTTATTACACACGGACATGCTGACTCAATTGGTGCTTTGCCTTACATCTTGAGAGAGTATGATATTCCAGTGTTTGGTTCACAATTAAGTATCGAACTTGCCAAGATTGAAGTTCAACGTGAGAACAAGCACCGCAAGAATAGTTTGTTCCATGTAATAGATGCTGATACTGAAATTGAATTTAAGAATGCAAGTATCTCTTTCTTCCATACTACACACTCAATTCCAGATTCACTTGGTATTGATGTACATACTCCAGAAGGCGAAATCGTTTATACTGGTGACTTTAAGTTCGATCCAACAGCAGCTAAGAATTATCATACTGATATGGATCGCTTGGCAGAGATTGAACACAGAGTCGTACTCGCACTTTTAAGTGATTCTTCTAATGCAGAAGCATCATTCCCTAATGCTTCTGAACAAGATATTGGTAATTTTGTTACTAACGTATTTAGAAACGCTAAGGGCAGAATTATCGTTGCTGCCAAGGCTTCAAACTTGAATCGTGTACAAGAAGTTTTAAATGCGGCTAAGGCAACAGGCAAGCGAGTATTGCTTACTGGTCGTGACCTAGCTAAGATTGTAAGAACTTCAATGAAATTAGGCTATTTGGACGTACCAGATGGCCTCTTGATGCGTGTTAAGGATTTAAAGACTGTTCCTAATAATAAGACTGTAATTTTGGAAACTGGTCGAATGGGTGAACCATTGAATTCTTTGCAAAAGATGGCTAAAAAGCGTCACAGTATGATCACTATTAATAAGGGCGACTTAGTCTTCATTGCAACTACACCATCTCACTCTGTTGAAACGATGGTAGCCGAAACCAGTGACTTGGTTTACAAGGCTGGTGGTACCGTCATTCAACTTGGCCGCAACATTCATACCAGTGGTCACGCTACTGGTCGTGATATTCAATTGTTGATTGATACTTTGAAGCCAAAATTCTTGATCCCAGTAATTGGTGAATATCGTTTGCTTGAAATCGTGCGTGACTTAGCTGTTAAGGCTGGCATGAATTCAAAGGATATTTACATTACCAAAAATGGTGATTGCTTGGACTACGACTTTAAGAAAAAGCGTTTCTATCTTTCTGATCCAGTTCCAGGCGAAGACACGATGATTGACGGTTCAGGCGTTGGTGATGTTGGTAACATCGTTTTGCGTGACCGTGAAGTTTTGTCAGACGATGGTATCTTTATTGCAGTTGTAACTATCGATCGTAAGAAGAAAAAGATTATTGCGGAACCTAAGGTTACTAGCCGTGGATTTGTTTATATCAAGGCTAACCGTCAATTGATGAACGACTCAATTGAAGTAATCAAGAAGGCAATCAACAATAACTTTGAACATAAGAAGTTTGATTGGACAGAGTTAAAGCAAGACATTCGTGGCGATTTGGAGAAGTTTTTATACAAGAGAACTAACCGTCGTCCAGTAATTTTGCCAGTTGTCATGGAAGTAAACCAAAACCGTCATCGTGCTATGCAAAAACACAATGAAAAGACGCAAAATGACAACAAGACCAATAATACTGCCAAGAAGTCAAACTCTAAACGTCAAACAAATAATAAAAAGAAAGAAAATACTAAGAGCAAGGAAAAATAAGATCTATGACGTCAATTAGTCAAAAAAACTTATTGAAGCTTGCTGAAGAAAATAAGCGCAAGGGCGATATTGAAGCTGCTATTCAGAATTTAGAAGAAGCATTGCGAGGAGAACATTCTCTAGATGTAATTCTTCAGCTTTGTGAGCTATATTGCGCTAATAAACAAGAAGATCAGGCATACGCTTTAATTAAAGAAGAGCCTGATCTTTTTTCAGATCAGCGAGTTTATCAAACCTATTGTAAAATTCTGCAAAAAAATCATTTTTTAATAGAAGCTTTGCAGCTGAAACATATTACGGGATTGGATTTGCCAGTTAAGGTAGAGCCGGTTTCTGAAGAAGATCAGCGACAGATTATGCAAAAGTTTAAACAGAAAAAGCAGGTTAGTCAGGCTGATTTTCAAAGTTTGCATAAATTGAATTTAATCAATTTTAAGGCTTTTACTCAAAGCGTTCTTTTAGATCCAACACCAGATTTTGCCGTACGATTGGCACTGTGTGAAGATTTAGTACGATTGGGTTTAAAGGATTCATTTAAAATTTGGGTTGTCGATAATTTAGAAGAATTTGTTCCTGCAGAGACGCTTTTATTAGAGAAGGAACCAGCATATCGAGAAATAATTACTGCAGTCGGTTCGCACTTTGCGCATAATCCAAGTCAATTACCATTAATGATTGGAGAAACTAATTTGGTTGTTGGTAGTTTATATCCTAAAGTGAAGAAATATGTCGATGAACCAGATAGCTTTGCTAGTGATTTGGTATCTTTTTTGCAAACTAAAGAGGGCCGCAGTCACCAAAAATTGTTTAATAAGATTTATCAGCACTTACCTAAATAAAAATAAGCAAAAAAGGTTTACTTTTTTGAACTATTTAGTATAATTAGCAAAGGATATTTTCGTTAGGCAAGTTAGCTTAAGCTTTTTTACTAGGCATTTGCCGAAGAAAGTAGTACAATATTCAACAGAGAATTATCCGTTAACTTATCTCAACGGACTTCTTGCAAATTTACAGGAGGGTCATTTTAATGGCAGAAAAAGAACATTACGTTAGAACTAAGCCACACGTAAACATTGGTACTATCGGTCACGTTGACCACGGTAAGACCACTTTAACTGCGGCTATTACTACTGTTTTAGCTGAAAAAGGTTTGGCTAAGGCTGAAGATTACTCACAAATCGATGCTGCACCAGAAGAAAAGGAACGTGGTATCACTATTAACACCGCCCACGTAGAATACGAAACTGAAAATCGTCACTACGCTCACATGGACGCTCCGGGCCACGCCGACTACATCAAGAACATGATTACCGGTGCTGCACAAATGGATGGTGCTATCTTAGTTGTTGCTGCAACTGATGGTCCTATGCCACAAACTCGTGAACACATTTTGCTTGCTCGTCAAGTTGGTGTTAACTACATCGTAGTATTCTTGAACAAGTGCGATTTGGTTGACGACCCAGAATTGATCGACTTAGTTGAAATGGAAGTTCGTGACTTGTTAACTGAATACGATTACCCTGGTGACGATATTCCAGTTGTTCGTGGCTCAGCTTTGAAGGCTTTGCAAGGCGACAAGGAAGCTCAAGAACAAATCTTGAAGTTGATGGACATCGTTGATGAATACATCCCAACTCCAGAACGTCAAACTGACAAGCCATTCTTAATGCCAGTTGAAGACGTATTCACTATCACTGGTCGTGGTACTGTTGCTTCAGGTCGTATCGACCGTGGTACTGTTAAGATCGGTGACGAAGTTGAAATCGTTGGTTTGGTAGACAAGGTTCTTAAGTCAGTTGTTACTGGTTTGGAAATGTTCCACAAGACTTTGGACTTAGGTGAAGCCGGCGATAACGTTGGTGTATTGCTTCGTGGTATCGACCGTGACCAAGTTGTTCGTGGTCAAGTATTGGCTGCTCCAGGCTCAATCCAAACCCACAAGAAGTTTAAGGGTCAAGTTTATGTTTTGAAGAAGGACGAAGGTGGTCGTCACACCCCATTCTTCTCAGACTACCGTCCACAATTCTACTTCCACACCACTGATATTACTGGTGAAATCGAGTTGCCAGAAGGTACTGAAATGGTTATGCCTGGTGATAACACTGAATTCACTGTTACCTTAATTAAGCCAGCTGCTATCGAAAAGGGTACTAAGTTCACCATCCGTGAAGGTGGTCGTACCGTTGGTGCCGGTCAGGTTACTGAAATCCTTGACTAATTTCTAACGATATAGTAAAAAAAGATGCACTTCTTCACTGGAGCGCATCTTTTTTTCTTTTAGATATTTGTTTTTTGTGCTAGTTTAAGGTAAGATAACTTAGTATGCAAGAAGCAAACTCAAACTTGACATTGGAGGTATTTTATTAATGTCTGTAAAATGGGAAAAAACCGGTAAGACAACCGGTGAACTTACTTTTGATATTTCACAAGATGAAATTAAATTAGGTTTAGACCAAGCATTTAGAAGAGTAAAGAAAAACTTGCGTGTTCCTGGCTTTAGAAAGGGCCACGTTTCTCGTGTGATTTTTGATCAATACTACGGTGAAGAAGCATTATATGAAGATGCTTTAAACATCGTATTACCAAATGCATATTCTGCTGCTGTTAAGGAAGCAGGTATTGCTGCAGTTGGTCAACCACAAATTACTCCTGTATCAATGGACAAGGGTAAGGACTGGACTATGAAGGCTACTGTTACTGTAGAACCAGAAGTTAAGTTAGGCGACTACAAGGGTATTGAAGTTCCTAAGCAAAACACTCGTGTTTACCAAAAGGACGTTGATGTTGAACTTGACAAGCGTCGTGAACAAAACGCTGAACTTGTTCTTAAGAAGGGTAAGTCAGAAAAAGGCGATACTGTAACTATCGACTACAAGGGTACTATTGATGGTAAGGAATTTGAAGGCGGCTCAGCTGAAAACTACTCACTTGAATTAGGTTCAGGTGCATTTATCCCAGGCTTTGAAGATCAACTTATTGGTCACGAAGCAGGCGACGACGTTGATGTTGTTGTAACCTTCCCTAAGGATTACGGCGCAAAGGACTTAGCAGGTAAGGAAGCTCACTTCGCAACTAAGATCCACGAAGTTAAGTCAAAGCAACTTCCTAAGTTAGACGACGAATTTGCTAAGGACGTTGATGACTCTGTAGATACTCTTGACGAATTAAAGGACAAGATCAAGAAGGACTTGAAGGCACAAAAGGAAGAAGCTGCTAAGGACGCAATCCAAGAAGCTGCTATCGAAGGTGCTGTAAAGAACGCTACTGTTGATGAAATTCCTGACGCAATGATCCAAGAAGATGTTGATACTCAATTGAACCAATACTTGGGCAACATGCAACGTCAAGGTATCGATCCTCAAACTTACTACAAGTTGACTAACACCAACGAACAACAATTACGTTCACAATTTGCTAAGAACGCTGCTGAAAGAGTTAAGACTAACTTAGTTCTTGAAGCTATTGTTGATGCAGAAGACCTTAAGGCAACTAAGGACGAAATTGATAAGGAAATCAAGGACCTTTCTTCTGAATACAACATGGATGAAAAGACTGTACGTAACACCTTAACTGATGATATGTTAAGTCACGACATCACTGTACGTAAGGCTATGGATCTTATTACTGATAATGCTAAGCAAGTTGCTAAGGCAAAGCTTGAAGCAAAAGACTTAGATGATAATAAGGAAGACAAATAATAAAATTTATTGCTGATTCCTCAAAAAAAGGCGGCTTTAGGCCGCTTTTTTTGATTTTTAAGCCTAATATTTATCAATCTTAGTTAAAGTATGATAATCTAATTTTTGGTAGATATAGGAGGAAAAGTTAATGGCAAATCAGTTTACAGAACAAGAAGAGATTAAATGCGCTTTTTGTGGTAAAACTCAAGACCAAGTCAAGAAAATGATTGCTGGCAACGGCGTTTATATTTGTAACGAATGTGTTGACTTGGCTAAAAAAATTATTGACGATGAATTACGAGCAGATTCTCTTAAGACAGCTCGTGAATTACCTAAACCAGTTGAAATTAAGAAGCAACTTGATCAATATGTAATTGGTCAAGATCGTGCTAAAAAAGTGTTGTCAGTTGCTGTATATAATCACTACAAGCGAATCAGTCAAATGGATGTCGATTCATCAACTGAATTACAAAAGTCTAACATTGCAATGATTGGACCTACCGGTTCAGGTAAAACTTATTTGGCACAAACTCTTGCACGAATTTTGAATGTGCCTTTTGCAA encodes:
- a CDS encoding ribonuclease J, which produces MANQLKIMILSGVREQGKDMFAVQVNDEIFVLDAGLKYPDSSLFGIDVVIPDMDFFEQYGDRVAGIFITHGHADSIGALPYILREYDIPVFGSQLSIELAKIEVQRENKHRKNSLFHVIDADTEIEFKNASISFFHTTHSIPDSLGIDVHTPEGEIVYTGDFKFDPTAAKNYHTDMDRLAEIEHRVVLALLSDSSNAEASFPNASEQDIGNFVTNVFRNAKGRIIVAAKASNLNRVQEVLNAAKATGKRVLLTGRDLAKIVRTSMKLGYLDVPDGLLMRVKDLKTVPNNKTVILETGRMGEPLNSLQKMAKKRHSMITINKGDLVFIATTPSHSVETMVAETSDLVYKAGGTVIQLGRNIHTSGHATGRDIQLLIDTLKPKFLIPVIGEYRLLEIVRDLAVKAGMNSKDIYITKNGDCLDYDFKKKRFYLSDPVPGEDTMIDGSGVGDVGNIVLRDREVLSDDGIFIAVVTIDRKKKKIIAEPKVTSRGFVYIKANRQLMNDSIEVIKKAINNNFEHKKFDWTELKQDIRGDLEKFLYKRTNRRPVILPVVMEVNQNRHRAMQKHNEKTQNDNKTNNTAKKSNSKRQTNNKKKENTKSKEK
- a CDS encoding IS4 family transposase, yielding MKALHKNILDRLDQIINDTGKHIHDFIDDPHAFTRKRSLDAATVIKTTINMQGKDLTSELFRAFGQKAIKNNDKVVSTSAYVQRKGQLSPACFKHILTVFNQNLFNIQLFDHKYRIFAIDGSDFNQIWNPKSENIVGNLNHKGKPYCQIHVNALYDLLNNTYQDCIFQPKSKMDERKAAVQMLKKLNCGPYIVTMDRGYTGFNMIENCNRLPNCYYVIRTKTGYGAFKEIAELPNQECDKDIACWVTTSNYYYEIHKATENVHLVNHHYRQYIKYRSKNTKDGSWDFGELCTIKFRTCKFRINDPKSGKEEWEVVLTNLNRADYPLKRIKEIYHLRWGIETSFKKLKYALGSVQFHSKQDKFIEMEIYAHMIMFNAVSQIDAQAYIPQKNCKYQYALNFKQSCFIIQAMYIISSSTKIFKKILIQIGHYTIPIRPGRKDKRNFKPKSAVYYLYRVA
- a CDS encoding helix-hairpin-helix domain-containing protein codes for the protein MNFEKIKEFAIEKKVYLIAVGIILVGFFYFKKGDSTDKNTETENTQLMQKNSSSSSSTDVANMASSSSASESKTVTCDISGAVKHEGVYTLKNGARLQELIEAAGGTTSRAQLKAINRAVLLKDQDKIHIPYKGEKVENAATAGTESQASATSGDSSSSQQGSGEKVNLNTANAADLQKLTGIGEKKAEQIIAYREQKGSFKKIEDLMQVSGIGEKTFASLKDQLAV
- the holA gene encoding DNA polymerase III subunit delta, which translates into the protein MTLLSLFKNTNNNNPHTLIWSEDDFVNDYLAKSYAKEDQFKDCEHVIIDCETDGLDELIASLTESSLFSEQKLIMVKNPFFLTAKVPKKYQKQINDLIKIFENLSDLEDTIVIVASYEKLDRRKKLTKTVLKQFNVVEPKIRSYEVGAITKALIKAEGYTITQSALQLLIERSDQVMDTVLSNYQKLKMTATDNKITEKSVMQNVDLSLAQNIFAILESALNRNYQEAVDRLENQLREGTSPIQLLAVFENQLELLLVVKILAQRGRSEPQIVKDLGVHPYRVKLALKNRVKISKLEKLLRDAIDLEFNYKNGTYHEDNFLKLFVLNV
- the rpsT gene encoding 30S ribosomal protein S20 codes for the protein MPQIKSAIKRVKTQNAAKERNASELSKLRTAVKKFKNAVETDSKEDVSKLHLEAVRALDKAASKGLIHKNKAARDKSRLNKLANK
- a CDS encoding DNA internalization-related competence protein ComEC/Rec2, whose translation is MQVSKTNWLFRNDAGFYLILALLLVAISFWLFASDSLVQKIVCLLFSLYFLFLLIKKYSANMQIIVLILLSFSLIAFLNKKTTNFNLNSQSQLTIYPDQVRVKDDFLSGTGHFKGGDILIAGKINDEQKRLLKTGQPILMSQIEGKCEPIEPATNIGEFNYQNYYAAKKIFQRVKFTSMQMSVLRPDLIGKLHQMRYRLQKYFKTMPQLLGFFASELILGENNAQENQEILNNYRDLGVIHLLSISGLHVGIYVLIISTICYSLKMTDEETFLFCVIILLLGIFLSSGQAGSVRASLTYFLGRVSKYKGLHITQVDLLGLTCIIHLLFVPRLFMAAGALLSYILALGLQLTDSFNGLKQSILLNLLLTPLLLLFFYQINFLTVLFNMLVVPYFNWVVMSLAFINVLTFGFTKRLAPFFEKILELGEQLIERLSQTKLGLLDFGQINWWQCLLLLIVSIALIIALREKPEWRFNCKKIGLTLTVFYAVFFSMIHFPLRGQVTFIDVGQGDSILVTTPFPRRAYIIDTGGKLNFSGKKVTPQINRITIPFLKSQGINSLDGVFVSHQDADHVGDLGPLLEQIKVKKLFMAQGLLKNPSFQKRIDGRIKNTKLVELLAGMQVKEPQITFNVVYPYQAGEGKNEDSLSLLFRLANKNWLFTGDLGQDGESEIMQKMTLNVDYFKLGHHGSKTSSKPEFLQAIHPKKVFISAGRNNRFGHPHQETLTTLANQQIPWVSTQDCGMISWYYGGMKELEFNCFLKRGKK
- the rpsO gene encoding 30S ribosomal protein S15, with product MAISKTEKDNIIKEYATHEGDTGSVEVQVALLTADINNLTEHMKNHKHDHHSYVGLLKKIGHRRNLLRYLEDNDINRYRELIKKLGLRR